One genomic segment of Caballeronia sp. TF1N1 includes these proteins:
- a CDS encoding DUF6513 domain-containing protein gives MEHIVFLTGRLAERSLHQVLEGIAPTSNQDSPFSWEVREIGLQVAGLMTADMIRRRVVPPLTEGTHRVIVPGRCRGDLDMLSAHFGVKVERGPEEVKDLPQFFGREARKVDLSRYETEIFAEIVDAPRLDLDGIAARALDYQAQGANVIDIGCLPATPFPHLEDAVTMLKERGFRVSVDSMLTDELVRGGHAGADYVMSLNVDTLWVADEVASTPILVPREPLDVASLDAAIDIMQQRGRPFLADPILDPIPFGLAASIARYVGLRERYADVPIMMGVGNVTELTEADTSGINAVLFGMAAELRVAAVLTTSVSLHARRAVREADVARRVMHAARETQTLPKGISSDLSALHSKRPFPYNAEEIGALAAAVRDPNFRVQVSADGIHVYNRDGHRLAIDPFALYPDLKLEADGGHAFYMGVQLARAEIAWQLGKRFDQDQPLDWGCEVDRPEEDLSAWHTPGPTRKR, from the coding sequence ATGGAACACATCGTCTTCCTGACCGGGCGGCTCGCCGAGCGCAGTCTTCATCAGGTGCTGGAAGGCATCGCACCGACTTCGAATCAGGACTCGCCATTTTCGTGGGAAGTGCGCGAAATCGGCTTGCAGGTCGCGGGGCTGATGACGGCCGACATGATCCGCCGGCGCGTGGTGCCACCGCTCACCGAAGGCACGCACCGCGTGATCGTGCCCGGCCGATGCCGTGGCGACCTCGACATGCTCTCCGCGCATTTCGGCGTGAAGGTCGAGCGCGGTCCCGAGGAAGTCAAGGACTTGCCGCAGTTCTTTGGCCGCGAGGCGCGAAAGGTGGATCTCTCGCGTTACGAGACGGAAATTTTCGCGGAGATCGTCGATGCGCCGCGTCTCGATCTCGATGGCATCGCGGCACGCGCGCTTGACTATCAGGCTCAGGGCGCAAATGTAATCGATATCGGTTGCCTGCCCGCGACGCCGTTTCCGCATCTGGAAGATGCGGTGACGATGCTCAAGGAACGCGGTTTTCGCGTAAGTGTCGATTCCATGCTCACCGATGAACTCGTGCGCGGCGGACACGCGGGCGCCGATTACGTGATGAGTCTAAATGTGGATACGTTGTGGGTCGCCGACGAAGTGGCATCGACGCCGATACTCGTGCCGCGCGAACCGCTCGACGTGGCATCGCTCGATGCGGCCATCGACATCATGCAGCAACGCGGCCGTCCGTTTCTCGCCGATCCGATTCTCGATCCGATCCCGTTCGGGCTCGCGGCATCCATTGCGCGCTATGTAGGCCTGCGAGAACGCTACGCCGATGTGCCGATCATGATGGGCGTCGGCAACGTGACCGAGTTGACCGAGGCGGACACGAGCGGCATCAACGCCGTGCTGTTCGGCATGGCGGCGGAGTTGCGCGTCGCGGCCGTGCTGACCACTTCCGTGAGTCTGCATGCCCGCCGCGCCGTGCGTGAAGCCGATGTCGCGCGGCGCGTGATGCATGCGGCGCGTGAGACACAGACCTTGCCGAAGGGCATATCGAGCGACTTGTCGGCGTTGCATTCGAAGCGGCCGTTTCCTTATAACGCCGAGGAGATCGGGGCGCTCGCGGCGGCGGTGCGCGACCCCAACTTTCGCGTGCAGGTTTCCGCCGATGGCATTCACGTCTACAACCGCGACGGGCATCGCCTTGCAATCGATCCGTTCGCGCTTTATCCCGATCTCAAGCTCGAAGCCGATGGCGGACACGCGTTCTACATGGGCGTGCAACTCGCGCGGGCCGAGATCGCGTGGCAACTCGGCAAGCGCTTCGATCAGGATCAGCCGCTCGATTGGGGATGCGAGGTAGATCGGCCCGAAGAGGACTTGAGCGCGTGGCATACGCCCGGGCCCACCAGAAAACGCTGA
- the tkt gene encoding transketolase: MSAVAEALPKARHTPDIRQMANALRMLAVDAVQQANSGHPGMPMGMAEIAVALWGRHLKHNPADPDWPDRDRFVLSNGHGSMLLYALLHLTGYDLPIEELKRFRQMGSKTPGHPEVGVTPGVETTTGPLGQGLANAVGMALAEALLAREFNRPGHEIVDHRTYVFAGDGCLMEGISHEAASLAGTLGLNKLVVLYDDNGISIDGHVQGWFTDDTPQRFAAYGWNVLRAVDGHDADAVSHALQQARVSTKPTLICCKTVIGKGSPAMSGTHDVHGAPLGTQEAEATRRALDWPHAPFEIPASIRERWNAREAGAAAQENWNARLQAYRRVYPDEAAEFERRARGALPANWRDSAHALVRDADRAGQTVATRKASQMAIEGLARALPELLGGSADLTGSNLTRWKDAKDVVSNGEDGIAGNYIHFGVREFGMSAVLNGVALHKGYLPFGGTFLTFSDYSRNALRMAALMKTRAVFVFTHDSIGLGEDGPTHQPIEHAATLRMIPGLDVWRPCDTVETAQAWISAVERDRPSCLLLSRQNLPFVPRDEAQIDGIERGGYVLVDWPPTSERDARRVVLMATGSEVSLALAAVEPLKAQGILARVVSMPSTTVFDRQCQVWRERVLPEGVPRVAIEAGVTGFWRQYVGLQGGVIGIDRFGESAPARELFAHFGVTTEALVDEAKRVAA, from the coding sequence ATGAGCGCCGTCGCTGAAGCTTTGCCCAAAGCGCGTCACACACCCGACATTCGACAGATGGCCAACGCGCTGCGCATGCTCGCGGTCGATGCGGTCCAGCAAGCGAACTCGGGACATCCCGGCATGCCGATGGGCATGGCGGAGATTGCCGTCGCGCTGTGGGGCCGTCATCTGAAGCACAATCCCGCGGACCCCGACTGGCCGGATCGCGACCGCTTCGTTTTATCGAACGGTCATGGTTCCATGCTGCTTTATGCGCTCCTGCATCTCACCGGCTACGACTTGCCGATAGAAGAACTGAAACGCTTCCGGCAGATGGGCAGCAAGACGCCGGGACATCCGGAAGTGGGCGTGACGCCCGGTGTCGAAACCACGACGGGACCACTCGGGCAAGGACTCGCGAATGCGGTCGGCATGGCGCTCGCCGAGGCTTTGCTTGCGCGCGAGTTCAATCGGCCGGGGCATGAGATCGTCGATCATCGCACGTATGTTTTCGCGGGCGATGGCTGTCTCATGGAAGGCATTTCGCACGAAGCGGCATCGCTTGCGGGCACATTGGGTCTGAACAAGCTCGTCGTGCTGTACGACGACAACGGCATCTCCATCGACGGTCATGTGCAGGGCTGGTTCACCGACGACACCCCGCAACGCTTCGCCGCTTACGGATGGAACGTGCTGCGCGCAGTCGATGGCCACGACGCCGATGCGGTCTCGCATGCGCTGCAGCAGGCGCGCGTATCGACGAAGCCGACGCTCATCTGTTGCAAGACGGTGATCGGCAAGGGCTCCCCGGCGATGTCCGGCACGCACGATGTCCACGGCGCGCCGCTCGGCACGCAAGAAGCCGAAGCGACGCGGCGCGCGCTCGACTGGCCGCATGCGCCATTCGAAATTCCCGCTTCGATACGCGAACGCTGGAATGCGCGCGAAGCGGGCGCGGCGGCGCAAGAGAATTGGAACGCGCGTCTGCAGGCTTATCGCCGCGTGTATCCGGATGAAGCGGCGGAGTTCGAACGCCGTGCGCGCGGCGCGTTGCCCGCGAATTGGCGCGATTCGGCGCATGCACTCGTGCGCGATGCCGACCGCGCCGGTCAGACGGTCGCGACGCGCAAGGCATCGCAGATGGCCATCGAAGGACTCGCGCGCGCGCTGCCTGAACTGCTCGGCGGATCGGCGGATCTGACGGGTTCCAATCTCACGCGATGGAAGGACGCGAAAGACGTCGTATCGAACGGTGAAGATGGCATTGCGGGCAACTATATCCATTTCGGGGTGCGTGAATTCGGCATGAGCGCGGTGCTGAACGGCGTGGCGCTGCATAAAGGCTATCTGCCGTTCGGTGGCACGTTCCTCACGTTCTCCGACTACTCGCGTAACGCCTTGCGCATGGCCGCGTTGATGAAGACGCGCGCGGTGTTCGTCTTTACGCACGATTCGATCGGCCTTGGCGAGGACGGCCCGACGCATCAGCCTATCGAGCACGCCGCCACGTTGCGCATGATTCCCGGTCTCGATGTCTGGCGCCCGTGCGATACGGTCGAGACGGCGCAGGCGTGGATCAGCGCGGTCGAGCGCGACCGGCCTTCGTGTCTCTTGCTGTCGCGGCAGAACCTGCCTTTCGTGCCGCGCGATGAAGCGCAGATCGATGGCATAGAGCGCGGCGGTTATGTGCTCGTTGACTGGCCACCGACGAGCGAACGCGATGCGCGCCGCGTCGTGTTGATGGCGACCGGTTCGGAGGTGTCGCTGGCGCTCGCGGCGGTCGAGCCGCTGAAGGCGCAAGGCATCTTGGCGCGTGTGGTGTCGATGCCGTCCACCACCGTGTTCGACCGGCAGTGTCAGGTGTGGCGCGAGCGCGTGCTGCCCGAGGGCGTGCCGCGCGTGGCAATAGAAGCGGGCGTGACCGGATTCTGGCGGCAGTACGTCGGTTTGCAGGGCGGCGTGATCGGCATCGACCGGTTCGGCGAGTCCGCACCTGCGCGCGAACTGTTCGCGCATTTCGGTGTAACGACGGAAGCGCTAGTCGACGAAGCGAAGCGCGTCGCTGCCTGA
- the fba gene encoding class II fructose-bisphosphate aldolase (catalyzes the reversible aldol condensation of dihydroxyacetonephosphate and glyceraldehyde 3-phosphate in the Calvin cycle, glycolysis, and/or gluconeogenesis) codes for MAFIALRQLLDHAAEHDYGVPAFNVNNMEQVHAIMQAAEATQSPVILQASAGARKYAGETYLRHLVLAAIEAHPELPVVLHQDHGASPSVCQQAIRSGFTSVMMDGSLMPDQKTPADYDYNVEVSRRVVDAAHSVGVSVEGELGCLGSLETGLAGEEDGVGAKGALSHDRLLTDPDEARAFVEATGIDALAIAIGTSHGAYKFSRQPTGDILAIDRIAEIHARIPDTHLVMHGSSSVPQEWLTVIREHGGEIGSTFGVPVEEIRRGIANGVRKVNIDTDIRLAMTGAMRRAMASARSEFDPRHALKAATAAARDLCIERFEAFGCAGQAARIKPMALEAMARRYH; via the coding sequence ATGGCTTTTATCGCATTGAGACAATTGCTCGACCACGCGGCCGAGCACGATTACGGCGTGCCTGCGTTCAACGTCAACAACATGGAGCAGGTGCACGCGATCATGCAGGCCGCCGAGGCGACGCAAAGCCCGGTGATCCTGCAGGCGTCGGCGGGCGCGCGCAAGTATGCGGGCGAGACGTATCTGCGGCATCTGGTGCTGGCGGCCATCGAGGCGCATCCGGAGCTTCCGGTGGTGCTGCACCAGGATCACGGCGCGAGCCCTTCGGTGTGTCAGCAGGCGATCCGTTCCGGCTTCACGTCCGTGATGATGGACGGCTCGCTCATGCCGGACCAGAAGACGCCTGCGGACTACGACTACAACGTCGAAGTCAGCCGCCGCGTGGTGGATGCGGCGCATTCGGTCGGCGTATCGGTGGAAGGAGAACTGGGCTGCCTGGGTTCGCTCGAAACCGGCCTTGCGGGCGAAGAGGACGGCGTGGGCGCAAAGGGCGCGCTCAGTCACGACCGCTTGCTCACCGATCCCGATGAAGCGCGCGCCTTCGTCGAAGCGACGGGCATCGATGCGCTGGCGATTGCCATTGGCACGTCGCACGGCGCTTACAAGTTCAGCCGTCAGCCGACGGGCGATATTCTCGCGATAGACCGCATCGCCGAGATACACGCGCGCATTCCGGATACGCATCTCGTGATGCATGGCTCGTCTTCGGTGCCGCAGGAGTGGCTGACGGTGATACGCGAGCACGGCGGCGAGATTGGTTCGACGTTCGGCGTGCCGGTCGAGGAGATACGGCGCGGGATTGCGAATGGCGTGCGCAAGGTCAATATCGACACGGACATTCGCCTTGCGATGACGGGCGCGATGCGTCGCGCGATGGCATCGGCGCGCTCGGAGTTCGATCCGCGTCACGCTTTGAAGGCGGCGACGGCGGCGGCGAGGGACTTATGTATCGAACGGTTCGAGGCGTTCGGGTGCGCGGGGCAAGCGGCGAGGATCAAGCCGATGGCGTTGGAGGCTATGGCGAGGCGGTATCACTGA
- a CDS encoding flavoprotein, translating to MTERSSEPTPARRLDEFKADARFAWCVTGSGHMLEESIELALRLPGVDMFLSSAGEEVLPLYGWTLAKLRERFRVFRDNSASSVPVGMLYQGDYHTVVIAPATSNTVAKCAFGISDTLPTNLFAQAGKQCVPGIVYACDTEPSVITHAPRQWVELRPRAIEFDNVERLSRFELTTVARTLDDLRHALDQRLSELKLAWNTSSS from the coding sequence ATGACGGAACGGTCCAGCGAACCCACGCCCGCGCGCCGGCTCGACGAATTCAAAGCCGACGCGCGCTTTGCGTGGTGCGTCACGGGCTCCGGTCATATGCTCGAGGAATCCATCGAGCTTGCGCTGCGCTTGCCGGGCGTCGACATGTTCTTGTCGTCCGCGGGCGAGGAAGTGCTGCCGCTCTACGGCTGGACCCTCGCGAAACTGCGCGAACGCTTTCGCGTGTTTCGCGATAACAGCGCGAGCAGCGTGCCCGTCGGCATGCTATATCAGGGCGACTATCACACCGTCGTGATCGCGCCCGCAACGAGCAACACCGTCGCCAAGTGCGCGTTCGGCATCTCCGATACGCTCCCGACCAATCTCTTCGCGCAGGCCGGTAAGCAGTGTGTACCGGGCATCGTGTATGCATGCGATACGGAACCGAGCGTCATCACGCATGCGCCGCGTCAATGGGTCGAACTGCGGCCGCGCGCCATCGAATTCGACAACGTCGAACGGCTCTCGCGCTTCGAACTCACGACGGTCGCGCGCACGCTCGACGACTTGCGCCACGCTCTCGATCAACGGTTATCCGAACTGAAGCTCGCATGGAACACATCGTCTTCCTGA
- a CDS encoding thioredoxin family protein, which produces MPTESPPGEPGADAATFALIATDGTTRTLDSLKGERGLVIVFMCNHCPYVKAALPGLIRDAIQLRETGVNVVGINSNDASVYTDDDFDAMVRLAEDQRLPFPYLFDETQQVAHAYGAVCTPECFGFDHELKLRYRGRIDASRKEPLPDARRDLYEAMRDIAVHGTTQALQLPALGCSIKWKAS; this is translated from the coding sequence ATGCCGACCGAATCTCCGCCGGGCGAACCGGGCGCGGATGCCGCGACTTTCGCGCTCATCGCTACCGACGGCACGACCCGCACGCTCGACAGTCTCAAGGGCGAGCGCGGCCTCGTCATCGTGTTCATGTGCAATCACTGCCCGTATGTGAAAGCTGCGTTGCCAGGCCTCATCCGCGACGCCATCCAGCTACGTGAAACAGGCGTGAACGTCGTCGGCATCAACTCGAACGATGCAAGCGTCTACACCGACGACGATTTCGACGCCATGGTGCGCCTCGCCGAAGATCAACGCCTGCCGTTCCCGTATCTCTTCGATGAAACGCAGCAAGTCGCGCATGCATACGGCGCCGTCTGCACGCCGGAATGCTTCGGTTTCGACCATGAGCTGAAGCTGCGCTATCGCGGCAGAATCGATGCATCGCGCAAGGAACCGTTGCCCGATGCGCGCCGCGATCTCTACGAAGCCATGCGCGACATCGCGGTCCATGGCACCACACAGGCTCTGCAACTCCCCGCGCTCGGCTGCTCGATCAAATGGAAAGCGTCGTGA
- a CDS encoding phosphoribulokinase, whose product MSTKHPIVAVTGSSGAGTTTVMKSFTHIFRRERINAQIVEGDAFHRYDRLGMREALKQSERDGLQNFSHFGPEANLLEELQQLFATYGETGGGKFRRYIHDDAEAARFKQDAGTFTPWEDVTADTDLMFYEGLHGGVVTDKVDVARHADLLVGVVPIINLEWIQKLHRDQNLRGYSHEAVVDTILRRMPDYVNYICPQFSHTHVNFQRVPTVDTSNPFTAREIPQADESFVVIRFARPKGIDFPYLLTMLHDSFMSRPNVIVVPGGKMGLAMQLIFTPMILQLRDRRARA is encoded by the coding sequence ATGTCAACCAAACATCCGATCGTCGCCGTGACCGGTTCGAGCGGCGCCGGCACGACCACCGTCATGAAGAGCTTCACGCATATCTTCAGACGCGAGCGCATCAACGCGCAGATCGTCGAGGGCGATGCGTTTCATCGTTACGATCGCCTCGGCATGCGCGAAGCCTTGAAGCAAAGCGAGCGCGACGGTCTGCAGAACTTCAGTCATTTCGGACCCGAAGCCAACCTGCTCGAAGAACTGCAGCAGTTGTTCGCGACCTATGGTGAAACGGGCGGCGGCAAGTTTCGCCGCTACATCCACGACGACGCCGAAGCCGCGCGTTTCAAGCAGGACGCGGGCACCTTCACGCCCTGGGAAGACGTCACGGCGGATACCGATCTGATGTTCTACGAAGGGCTGCATGGCGGCGTGGTGACCGACAAGGTGGATGTCGCGCGTCACGCCGATCTTCTGGTGGGCGTGGTGCCCATCATCAATCTCGAATGGATTCAGAAGCTGCATCGCGATCAGAACCTGCGTGGCTATTCGCACGAAGCCGTGGTCGACACGATCCTGCGCCGCATGCCCGATTACGTGAACTACATTTGTCCGCAGTTTTCGCATACGCACGTGAACTTCCAGCGCGTGCCGACCGTGGATACATCGAATCCGTTCACGGCACGCGAGATTCCGCAGGCCGACGAAAGCTTCGTCGTGATTCGCTTCGCGCGGCCCAAGGGCATCGACTTCCCTTATCTGCTGACCATGCTGCACGACTCTTTCATGTCGCGGCCCAACGTGATCGTCGTGCCGGGAGGCAAGATGGGACTCGCCATGCAGCTCATCTTCACGCCGATGATTTTGCAGCTGCGCGACCGACGCGCGCGCGCTTAA
- a CDS encoding type II toxin-antitoxin system VapC family toxin, whose amino-acid sequence MRVLLDTHIYIWTVLNDRRLPEKFRRMIADATEVFVSTASIWEMSIKAALGKLGPREEATIDALEEQRIIPLPVLLAHARAVRDMPHLHGDPFDRVIVAQARCELLELLTVDAELAAYSANAFEI is encoded by the coding sequence ATGCGCGTATTGCTCGATACCCATATCTACATCTGGACCGTTCTCAACGACCGGCGACTTCCAGAAAAATTCCGCAGGATGATCGCCGATGCAACGGAAGTCTTTGTGAGCACCGCAAGCATCTGGGAAATGTCGATCAAGGCGGCGCTAGGGAAACTAGGGCCGCGCGAGGAAGCCACCATCGACGCACTTGAGGAGCAACGCATCATCCCGCTTCCTGTTTTGCTTGCTCACGCTCGTGCGGTGAGAGACATGCCACATTTGCATGGCGATCCGTTCGACCGCGTAATCGTCGCGCAAGCTCGCTGCGAACTACTCGAACTGCTTACAGTGGACGCGGAGCTTGCCGCATACTCGGCGAACGCGTTTGAAATCTGA
- a CDS encoding type II toxin-antitoxin system Phd/YefM family antitoxin — translation MQVYSVAEAQINLPKILQAVADGEGVVIEGTHSALLLPVKSIKRTSEPRPLSSIIVGTPEEGEPQPYDALFAPLPDDVLAEFSKPLPDHILDTSEGG, via the coding sequence ATGCAAGTCTATAGCGTTGCGGAAGCGCAAATTAACCTGCCTAAAATCCTGCAGGCCGTGGCAGACGGCGAAGGCGTTGTCATCGAAGGCACGCACTCCGCCCTTCTGTTGCCGGTCAAATCCATCAAACGTACTTCGGAACCGCGCCCGCTTTCGAGCATCATTGTCGGAACACCCGAAGAGGGAGAGCCCCAGCCGTACGATGCTCTTTTCGCTCCGCTTCCCGACGACGTCCTCGCCGAGTTTTCCAAACCGCTTCCTGATCACATTCTCGACACGTCAGAGGGCGGCTAA